A region from the Coffea eugenioides isolate CCC68of chromosome 9, Ceug_1.0, whole genome shotgun sequence genome encodes:
- the LOC113782042 gene encoding U11/U12 small nuclear ribonucleoprotein 48 kDa protein has protein sequence MNPPLPFPPFHPLPPPPPPFTTTAAPDLPTALSNLTSLLHNTQATLNSLSSLLPSSPPSAALIPCPFNTNHRLPASSIFSHYLSCPSSLSPLNPQALLHSLNYPKTLHSSSENSFTQPLQNPSSTELCFSLENYLNSPQESHFYSNCPGAVVITPYKYDFSSSPPPMLTLPGFLSAECANFTHANGRLDDKGFDVWPIRLLPSEIWAVRNEIEAWVGYPSSYSYRVLICILRSWKSNLSFLHPWIIANSPKYGVVIDLAMVPHILLLFRFCLKAVTREAIGFLDSLISSKREDKIHCPVLSKVMMWLGSQLALLYGETNGKFLAIDMFKQCVLDSALSSSFFPVAEISNESAKLNELDDKLEGPVEKCGKNERNSMVHETVQSSVIFASQVAAAVASLYERSWLEEKIKMLRDTRPLTAYQRAVEHEHISRRADEELLKRSDYRPVIEHDGVLWQQAHSEEPNRVKTREELLAEERDYKRRRMSYRGKKMKRTTTQVMRDIIDEFMDKIKQASGHSFPKDGENTEARAFEGSSLHNSSSDALKPRKSETKLELIGNEQHVYGASLHSNHAHGSIHSEDKYIEHYKQHKRTSQRHGESLDDNRSTKRSRHDRKSYSRSPDRQRSGYHLHGYTRNRGSRDDPESSRAAISRSSDTSRSKSTERKTSRREDDGRNSELRNRDKRKKHNDITSGSEFEDRYNPLESHDDYDDDA, from the exons ATGAACCCGCCACTTCCTTTCCCTCCTTTTCACCCTCTGCCACCACCTCCCCCACCTTTCACCACCACCGCAGCTCCCGACCTCCCCACCGCCCTCTCCAATCTCACTTCTCTCCTCCACAACACTCAAGCCACCCTAAACTCCCTCTCTTCTCTCCTGCCATCTTCACCTCCATCCGCCGCCCTAATCCCTTGCCCTTTTAACACTAACCACCGCCTTCCCGCTTCCTCCATCTTCTCGCACTACCTCTCTTGCCCCTCCTCCCTGAGCCCCCTGAACCCCCAAGCTCTCCTTCACTCTCTGAACTACCCCAAAACCCTCCATTCTTCGTCGGAAAACTCCTTCACCCAGCCCCTCCAGAATCCTAGCTCTACCGAACTCTGCTTTTCGCTAGAAAACTATTTGAATTCACCTCAAGAAAGTCATTTTTATTCTAATTGTCCTGGGGCAGTTGTCATTACTCCttataaatatgatttttcatcctCTCCACCTCCTATGCTCACATTGCCCGGGTTTTTATCCGCCGAATGTGCTAATTTTACACACGCTAATGGGCGTTTAGATGATAAGGGTTTTGATGTGTGGCCCATTAGGCTTCTCCCTTCGGAGATTTGGGCTGTTAGGAATGAAATTGAGGCTTGGGTTGGTTATCCTAGCTCGTATTCATATAGAGTGCTTATATGTATTTTGAGGTCGTGGAAGAGTAATTTGTCATTTTTGCACCCATGGATTATCGCGAATTCACCCAAATATGGCGTGGTTATTGATTTGGCAATGGTCCCTCATATACTCTTATTGTTTAGGTTTTGTTTGAAAGCTGTCACTAGGGAAGCTATTGGTTTTTTGGATTCTTTAATTAGTAGCAAAAGGGAGGATAAGATTCATTGTCCGGTTTTAAGTAAAGTAATGATGTGGTTAGGGTCCCAACTTGCTCTGTTGTATGGTGAAACTAATGGAAAGTTTTTGGCTATTGACATGTTCAAACAATGTGTTTTGGATTCAGCATTGAGCTCTTCATTTTTCCCTGTGGCAGAGATATCCAATGAATCCGCTAAATTGAATGAACTGGATGATAAGCTTGAAGGGCCAGTTGAAAAGTGTGGGAAGAATGAGAGAAATAGCATGGTGCATGAGACTGTTCAAAGCAGCGTGATTTTTGCTTCCCAGGTAGCTGCTGCTGTTGCTTCATTGTACGAGAGGTCTTGGCTTGAAGAGAAAATTAAGATGTTAAGGGATACACGGCCACTTACTGCATATCAACG AGCTGTAGAACATGAACACATATCTAGGAGAGCTGATGAGGAGCTGCTGAAACGTTCTGACTATAGACCTGTAATTGAACATGATGGGGTACTCTGGCAACAGGCACATAGCGAG GAGCCAAATAGAGTAAAAACAAGAGAAGAGTTGCTGGCTGAGGAAAGAGATTATAAACGACGTAGAATGTCTTACCGTGGCAAAAAGATGAAACGAACAACAACGCAG GTGATGAGAGATATAATAGATGAATTCATGGATAAAATTAAGCAAGCCAGTGGTCatagttttccaaaagacgGTGAAAACACAGAAGCAAGGGCTTTCGAAGGTTCTTCTCTGCACAACAGTTCTTCAGATGCTCTTAAGCCTAGGAAAAGTGAAACAAAACTTGAGCTGATCGGAAATGAACAACATGTTTATGGAGCATCTTTACATTCTAATCATGCTCATGGATCCATACATTCTGAAGATAAGtatattgaacattataagcaACACAAACGTACTTCTCAGCGGCATGGTGAAAGTTTAGATGACAACAGAAGTACTAAAAGGTCAAGACATGACAGAAAGAGTTATTCCAGAAGCCCAGATCGACAGCGAAGTGGCTACCATTTGCATGGTTATACAAGGAATAGAGGGAGCCGAGATGATCCTGAAAGTTCTAGGGCAGCTATCTCAAGAAGCTCAGATACAAGTCGCAGCAAGTCAACTGAGCGAAAGACTAGCCGAAGAGAGGATGATGGGCGTAATTCAGAACTTAGAAATAGAGACAAAAGGAAGAAGCACAATGATATCACATCAGGTTCAGAGTTTGAGGACAGATATAATCCCTTGGAATCGCATGATGATTATGATGATGATGCTTAA
- the LOC113783312 gene encoding U-box domain-containing protein 9-like: MAKTTTEKGAVLEVKTTAEQLKRELQILVQSIVEEDDYALEAADRAMQALSCLKELKLKHSNPQSLLLTLPPPEFRCPLSGQLMIDPVVIASGQTFDRPFIQNWLNEGNRTCPQTEQVLSHMILVPNVLLKDMISRWSREHGIQLPTPVQDVDEEKAIANADRGRLSSLLEKLSSSAVSDQKIAAKEIRQLTKRSPSFRVLFGEITNAISYLIEPLASGKPDIDPDLEEDLITTILNLSILDTNKKLFAENPAGIPLLIEALKFERIETRSNAAAALFTLSAIDSNKYMIGELGALKPLIELLEEGHPPAMKDAASAIFSLCVVLENKSRAVSDGAVGVIMKKIVDHLLMDELLAILAMLASHQKAIEEMAELGALSFLLNVIREKTSERNKENCIAILYTMCFYDRAKLREIRKEEDANGTISQLALNGTSRAKRKALGLLERINRYAAISNTA; encoded by the exons ATGGCCAAGACAACAACAGAAAAAGGGGCGGTTTTGGAAGTAAAAACTACAGCAGAACAGCTCAAGAGGGAACTGCAGATATTGGTACAGAGTATTGTGGAAGAAGATGATTATGCATTGGAAGCCGCTGATCGTGCCATGCAGGCTCTGTCTTGTTTGAAAGAATTGAAGCTGAAGCATTCCAACCCACAAAGCCTTTTGCTTACTCTTCCACCTCCTGAATTTAGATGTCCTCTTTCTGGACAACTCATGATTGACCCTGTTGTCATAGCCTCTGGCCAG ACGTTTGATCGGCCATTCATCCAAAACTGGCTGAATGAGGGAAATCGGACCTGCCCTCAAACAGAACAAGTTCTTTCGCATATGATTCTGGTTCCTAATGTCCTGCTCAAGGATATGATTTCTAGATGGAGCAGAGAACATGGAATTCAGCTTCCTACCCCTGTACAAGATGTTGATGAAGAAAAAGCAATTGCAAATGCTGATCGAGGACGTTTGAGTTCGCTGCTTGAGAAACTTTCCTCGTCTGCTGTTTCTGATCAGAAGATTGCTGCAAAAGAGATTAGGCAACTAACAAAGCGGTCGCCATCTTTCCGAGTTCTTTTTGGGGAGATTACTAATGCCATTTCCTATTTGATTGAACCACTTGCATCAGGGAAGCCTGATATTGATCCTGATTTAGAAGAGGATTTGATCACAACAATTTTGAATCTGTCAATACTTGACACTAACAAAAAGTTATTTGCTGAGAATCCAGCAGGGATTCCTCTTCTTATTGAGGCCCTCAAATTTGAAAGGATTGAGACAAGGAGCAATGCTGCTGCAGCTCTTTTCACCCTATCAGCCATTGATTCAAATAAATACATGATTGGCGAATTGGGCGCTCTCAAGCCTTTGATTGAGCTTCTGGAAGAAGGACATCCACCAGCAATGAAGGATGCAGCTTCAGCAATCTTCAGTTTATGCGTTGTTCTTGAGAACAAGAGTAGGGCGGTGTCTGATGGAGCAGTTGGGGTCATTATGAAGAAGATCGTTGACCATTTGCTCATGGATGAGCTCTTGGCTATTCTTGCAATGCTGGCCAGCCATCAGAAGGCGATTGAGGAGATGGCGGAACTCGGTGCGCTGTCTTTCCTGCTCAATGTCATCAGGGAGAAAACAAGCGAACGCAACAAAGAGAACTGCATTGCAATCCTCTATACAATGTGTTTTTACGACAGAGCAAAATTGAGAGAGATCAGAAAAGAGGAGGATGCAAATGGGACTATTTCTCAGCTTGCACTGAATGGAACTTCCAGAGCCAAAAGGAAGGCGCTCGGCCTTCTTGAGCGAATAAATCGATATGCTGCCATTTCCAACACTGCTTGA
- the LOC113783715 gene encoding uncharacterized protein LOC113783715 has translation MEYFEGKRSGQIPAFGNWDSANELPITQYFENARQAGLVRCNASALTTGNQHQYCNPYMTSARASGGGGYPIDLCAADSQKPSVRLVAVPPRRIAAGGGGGGAVNNNNGQGQGNGRRRRCGCPPQAKEQHRIKQQEVQFKVYDVVDVKQQQMPRGGGPRPRTRSQQLFYYNHNNNFDQNQKKQHLPKHYAAAAAADGNPILPHHRPSTTAAATAVAATAVNVKPVDEDLYKIPPELLLQTSKRKKMLGFFSKCLAPPCKA, from the exons ATGGAATATTTC GAGGGAAAGAGAAGTGGGCAAATTCCGGCATTTGGAAACTGGGATAGTGCAAATGAGCTGCCAATAACTCAGTACTTCGAGAATGCTAGGCAGGCTGGCTTGGTCCGTTGTAATGCTTCTGCTTTAACTACTGGTAATCAGCATCAATATTGCAATCCATACATGACCAGTGCTCGTGCTAGTGGCGGTGGCGGTTATCCAATTGATCTTTGTGCTGCTGATTCTCAGAAGCCTTCTGTTCGTCTTGTTGCTGTTCCTCCCAGAAGG ATAGCagcaggaggaggaggagggggagcagttaataataataatggtcAGGGGCAGGGCAATGGTAGGAGGAGGAGATGCGGGTGCCCCCCGCAAGCAAAGGAGCAACACAGGATTAAACAACAAGAAGTTCAGTTCAAGGTTTATGACGTTGTGGACGTGAAGCAACAACAGATGCCCAGAGGAGGAGGCCCAAGACCCCGAACCAGAAGTCAGCAGCTTTTCTATtataatcataataataattttGATCAGAATCAGAAAAAGCAGCACTTGCCAAAGCATtatgctgctgctgctgctgccgaTGGGAACCCCATTCTCCCGCATCATAGGCCTAGTACAACTGCTGCTGCTACTGCTGTTGCTGCCACTGCTGTTAATGTAAAACCAGTGGACGAAGATCTGTACAAGATTCCTCCAGAGCTACTTCTCCAAACCTCCAAGAGG AAAAAAATGCTGGGATTCTTTTCCAAATGCCTTGCTCCTCCTTGCAAGGCATGA
- the LOC113783415 gene encoding uncharacterized protein LOC113783415 isoform X1 yields MAAYIPPHKRHSRGGGSSSSSAINPSPSLTPESLSPHFKRGLNLRSSFSDKKKNNRDRGKGGGGGGGQKIIYDQNAVSKWFPVGLAASSGDDTDNNDTNFMSLTRLQPISVESFQRKSGEKPLSLVLNHDRVKECSEERSVFMENPWLFAAETVMQDLLSAFQRVQNEVEDNKLEEVKPTLVARFGQILFHGGQSTLPESSLRQLKRSFYTSVSASYMEYIVNDVVPKCMFDFEEEKEIYHIKLSDNMKPDSTISCKCTLAKDREKLEFYKIEWNQVRHVVVDMSCLDKDLDLRLMLCTKRIIKTLTDNEIECIKSLIGSAILDPEVKGGLRWPLGMDSSGDRYAVVGVWHVNAKSFRNSSIRLKVRHADRFDFRTSSGEVSREVAMKMKGIVSNLPEQTKQDDLLHEMLSSNLKLIWENCLCFSSIP; encoded by the exons ATGGCGGCCTATATCCCTCCCCATAAGAGGCATTCAAGAGGAGGTGGCAGCAGCAGCAGCTCGGCAATCAACCCGTCTCCATCTCTGACTCCTGAGTCTTTATCTCCACACTTCAAACGGGGGTTGAATCTCAGGTCATCATTCTCAGACAAGAAGAAGAACAACAGGGACAGAGgcaaaggaggaggaggaggaggaggccAGAAGATCATCTACGACCAGAATGCAGTTTCTAAGTGGTTCCCAGTTGGCTTGGCCGCTTCTTCTGGTGATGATACAGATAATAATGATACTAATTTCATGTCCCTGACTCGGCTCCAGCCCATTTCTGTGGAATCCTTCCAGAGAAAATCCGGCGAAAAGCCTCTTTCTTTGGTACTCAATCATGATCGCGTAAAGG AATGTAGTGAAGAGAGAAGCGTGTTTATGGAGAACCCCTGGCTGTTTGCAGCTGAAACTGTGATGCAAGACTTGCTTTCGGCTTTTCAAAGAGTTCAAAATGAAGTGGAGGATAATAAACTTGAAGAAGTCAAGCCAACCCTGGTAGCTCGCTTTGGACAAATTTTGTTTCATGG GGGTCAATCTACTTTGCCAGAAAGCAGTTTAAGACAATTGAAGAGATCATTCTACACAAGTGTTTCTGCGTCATATATGGAATATATAGTCAATGATGTTGTCCCAAAGTGTATGTTTGATTTTGAGGAGGAAAAGGAGATATACCATATAAAG CTCTCTGATAACATGAAGCCAGACTCAACTATCTCATGCAAATGTACCTTGGCAAAGGATCGTGAAAAGCTTGAATTCTACAAG ATTGAGTGGAACCAAGTGCGACATGTAGTTGTGGATATGTCCTGCCTTGACAAGGACCTAGATCTGAGGCTGATGCTGTGCACCAAGAGAATTATAAAAACTTTAACT GACAATGAGATCGAGTGCATAAAAAGTCTGATTGGTTCTGCCATTCTGGACCCAGAAGTAAAGGGTGGTTTAAGATGGCCCTTGGGAATGGACTCTTCAGGAGATAGATATGCTGTTGTTGGAGTTTGGCATGTAAATGCTAAATCATTTAGGAATTCATCAATTAGGCTTAAGGTTCGGCATGCAGATCGATTTGATTTTAGAACTTCATCTGGGGAGGTTTCAAGAGAAGTGGCTATGAAGATGAAAGGAATTGTATCAAATTTGCCA
- the LOC113783415 gene encoding uncharacterized protein LOC113783415 isoform X2 — protein sequence MAAYIPPHKRHSRGGGSSSSSAINPSPSLTPESLSPHFKRGLNLRSSFSDKKKNNRDRGKGGGGGGGQKIIYDQNAVSKWFPVGLAASSGDDTDNNDTNFMSLTRLQPISVESFQRKSGEKPLSLVLNHDRVKAETVMQDLLSAFQRVQNEVEDNKLEEVKPTLVARFGQILFHGGQSTLPESSLRQLKRSFYTSVSASYMEYIVNDVVPKCMFDFEEEKEIYHIKLSDNMKPDSTISCKCTLAKDREKLEFYKIEWNQVRHVVVDMSCLDKDLDLRLMLCTKRIIKTLTDNEIECIKSLIGSAILDPEVKGGLRWPLGMDSSGDRYAVVGVWHVNAKSFRNSSIRLKVRHADRFDFRTSSGEVSREVAMKMKGIVSNLPEQTKQDDLLHEMLSSNLKLIWENCLCFSSIP from the exons ATGGCGGCCTATATCCCTCCCCATAAGAGGCATTCAAGAGGAGGTGGCAGCAGCAGCAGCTCGGCAATCAACCCGTCTCCATCTCTGACTCCTGAGTCTTTATCTCCACACTTCAAACGGGGGTTGAATCTCAGGTCATCATTCTCAGACAAGAAGAAGAACAACAGGGACAGAGgcaaaggaggaggaggaggaggaggccAGAAGATCATCTACGACCAGAATGCAGTTTCTAAGTGGTTCCCAGTTGGCTTGGCCGCTTCTTCTGGTGATGATACAGATAATAATGATACTAATTTCATGTCCCTGACTCGGCTCCAGCCCATTTCTGTGGAATCCTTCCAGAGAAAATCCGGCGAAAAGCCTCTTTCTTTGGTACTCAATCATGATCGCGTAAAGG CTGAAACTGTGATGCAAGACTTGCTTTCGGCTTTTCAAAGAGTTCAAAATGAAGTGGAGGATAATAAACTTGAAGAAGTCAAGCCAACCCTGGTAGCTCGCTTTGGACAAATTTTGTTTCATGG GGGTCAATCTACTTTGCCAGAAAGCAGTTTAAGACAATTGAAGAGATCATTCTACACAAGTGTTTCTGCGTCATATATGGAATATATAGTCAATGATGTTGTCCCAAAGTGTATGTTTGATTTTGAGGAGGAAAAGGAGATATACCATATAAAG CTCTCTGATAACATGAAGCCAGACTCAACTATCTCATGCAAATGTACCTTGGCAAAGGATCGTGAAAAGCTTGAATTCTACAAG ATTGAGTGGAACCAAGTGCGACATGTAGTTGTGGATATGTCCTGCCTTGACAAGGACCTAGATCTGAGGCTGATGCTGTGCACCAAGAGAATTATAAAAACTTTAACT GACAATGAGATCGAGTGCATAAAAAGTCTGATTGGTTCTGCCATTCTGGACCCAGAAGTAAAGGGTGGTTTAAGATGGCCCTTGGGAATGGACTCTTCAGGAGATAGATATGCTGTTGTTGGAGTTTGGCATGTAAATGCTAAATCATTTAGGAATTCATCAATTAGGCTTAAGGTTCGGCATGCAGATCGATTTGATTTTAGAACTTCATCTGGGGAGGTTTCAAGAGAAGTGGCTATGAAGATGAAAGGAATTGTATCAAATTTGCCA